ATGGTGAGTTACGACATAAATCTCGTCTGTTTTCCGTCCAGGAAGCAGCAGTTTGTTTTACTACTGATGTTAACGTTAGCTACGTTAGCTCTAAGGCCACTGAGGCATTTTCACCAGAGGTTATGCGacaaacagtgacagtttaTTGCTAATTATGGCTGTATCACCATTGTATTATCGATAGATTTAATAAGATCTGCTTAATAAATGTTGTCTTGATCTGTAATTGTCAATCAACGGATCGTGTAACAGATTCTGCTTGTTTCAGAGGTTCATAATTTGCTCATCATGTATTTTTGTAGCTTAAAGACAAGTTTTACAAAGTGGAAGCCAGATTTTGACAGTGCTGCATCAGAATACGCCAAAGCAGGTAATCTAAAATCAATTGTTATTCTTTTCTTTAGTATTAAGGCTCTATTAGCTCTAATGTACTGAGCCCTGAAAGTCCCGACAGGTGTGAAACATTTaaccctttattaatgactcatcatcatttataactgcaggCCTGATGACTTATCAGTGACTGTGACTATTAAAGATCCAAcctagacatgttttaagatgtatatacagtactttgaataataatttgtatctgatatggttttttcaccaaaaaaacgTGTTAAAATTGCATCagctccttctccttcattgaATAATaacagaatctatgaatatacaaatatttttcatttcagaaatgtaactgctggacacaagatgtctcctactgcaatgtaaagtcaattctcagcgattgtgcactggaggcttcaagtttccacatcacgctTATGTCAGTTGAAGACTGGACCagaattggctccaaactagttgtgatgtcacaaatcaggCTTGTAGGCTTGTCCCTTAAAACCAGATTCtcgatgagcacagagaaactttcctccttcagcagatgaatgtgaaaaaagccttcaagtgtcaaactctgcacatacatcattctgcaacatccaactgaaagaacaaaaagaacatatttttgagcaGAGGGGGACTTATCAACACCCAAGACTTACTAAAGAAGTACTGAATCTTCTTTTGGGTGAAGCTAGaagacaaaaaggcaaaacaacACATTGAATGTTTCAGTTGATTGAGGTAAAACATCTGTAATAGTACCAGTCTAGTATTACTACAACAACAATTATAtaaagcaattttttttaaacaggctGCAACATGCTGAGACTGCATTCACTCTGGCTTGGCTTCCTGTAAGTCTCTGAACAATCAGCCAAGTCGACCATCAGGATGTTTAGAGCCAAGACAGGctgaatttaaatgtttcacacTTTCTGCTAAGTCATCAGGTCTGcaagtcattaataaagggttAGTGTCTTATATGGTCTGATTCATCAGGTCTgcaatatattaaataatattaatgaaaatgattaaagtCTGCAGTTATAAttgttaataaatggatttCCGTCTGGATGCTCTGCAgctcttcctttctttcctccttcatGTGCAACAACAGCAGGAATTTCATTGTATGACAGTCTGAGGTGAAAATGAAACGTGGTTAACTGAGTTGTCTCCATTGTATGGTGGCTGTGTATGTCTGAAGTTGGTAGGCTGTATGTTGGAGACACATATGAATTTATAGTAAATTATCGTGAGCACACAATATAATAACATGTTTGTAAAGTATCACCTTGGAGCTGAATGGTTTCCTGTCTGCCACTTCACTATCCtctatccaataaaggcaaaaatgccacaaaaaaaaaagtatcaccTTTTGGGACTTCAGAGGCTCTGTACTAATGCTTTGACAGACGTcacattttattgttcatttcaattTCTGTGTCCTGCTTTCAGCTGTGTGCTTCAAGAACGCTAAGCAGTATGATCAAGCAAAGGACGCCTACCTGAAGGAAGCTGAAtatcacacagaaaacaagacGTATCCTCACTGTAATCCTTCCAGAGCTGAATGTCATGACGTTGTTGTCGTTGTTTTGTAATTTCCTTAACTTGTCCTGCAGGCTTTTCCACGCTGCAAAGTAAGTATCTTATTCTAAAGCTCTGTGTTTACTCAGTGTTAAACATAAGGGCCGCATTCATTTTTTACACcaactttctttcttcttcttcttcttcagggcTATCGAACAGGCAGgtatgatgatgaaggtgagtGCAGCCACTGTGTAAACACTGAACTCAATAACAGGTAGATAAAGGTAAAGTGTCTGCAGCAGAATAATaatttttgctgtgtttgcacTGCAACAGGAGCAAAAGAAGATGCCAGAGGCCATCCAGTACATAGAGAAAGCCTGCATGATGTACATGGAGAATGGGACTCCAGACACTGCTGCCATGGCTCTGGACAGGGCTGGAAAGTAAGAATAACACCTTATTTTCTACACTTAAGAAGAATACTGCCAGGTTAAACTTGCACCTGTCAGCTTTTAACATTAAAAGCAACCAAATGTTAATTATGGCAGATATTTGATGGGTTTATTACGACAAGAATGAAAAATACACGTAATGAatcagcattttcatttttgagaATAATCAAAGAATTATTGCACACACTActaatttatgtgtttgttattCTAATTTGAGTATCTGGCACTGTGTCTTTTAGTCTCATGAGGTTGAAATTCTGTCACTGAGCAAACTTTCCCTCAATCTAAAACATATTCTTTTCATCAGACTGATAGAGCCGATAAACTTGGAGAAAGCTGTTGACTTGTATCAGAAGGCAGCCGGCGTCTTTGAGGTAAGAATGAGCCTCCAGCGATATCtgaattatttcattttgttttcgTTTAGTTAATACAtcctcattttctgtctgtagAACGAGGACCGTCTGCGTCAGGCAGTTGAACTTCTGGGCAAAGCCTCCAGACTTCTGGTCAGgttaaaaaggtaaataaataaataaaaagaaggtGGATGGGGAAAACTAGCATTAATCAACAGTGCTGCCAAATTGTAACTGGCAGTTTTTGATAAAAACCAGATCATTAATAGCGTCTGTTGTGCTGTTTTAGGTGAATTCTGTTGTAGAAAGCTGGTCTGCAAGTTGAAAGAGTTGTTACAGATGTTACTGTTACACACCGTAACTAAAAGTGTTTGAGCTCGTTAATTTGGTTGCTACTTTAAAAGGTTTTGCTTTCAGTTCAGCAGTTATAAATTGAAATATTTGGATTCACCTTCTgtgacaggtagacacaaaaACCGCAAAACTGTTTCTACATGGTGAACAAACTGCACCTTCAATCTGATCTAGAAATGTTGTCGTGTTAAACTGCAACACCTGCTCCTCATCCATCCTCACTGtgctcctgtctctctctaaccaGGCTGGATGAAGCAGCAGTCGCACTGCAGAAAGAGAAGAACATGTACAAAGAGATCGAGAACTTTCCTATGTGCTTCAAGGTGGGTTACGTTGTTTTTATGTCACTAGATTCTCTGTGCAAAGTCAGTCTATTAAGACAACCAGTTAGAATTAAATTTCTAGTATAGGCAATGCAATTTTTATTTCAGCAGGTTATATATTAACCTTAATATATTAACCTAATATATTAAGTTGTAATGAAACAATACATCAGGATAAATTGATAAAATTGATAAAGTTTTGGTGCCCTCATggttaaaaaacaacagatcTACCAGTGAAGCAGTTTGTAGTATTGAACTATAAGGAAGATTCATACTaatttttggtctttttctttttttttctttttttttttttttttagaaaacaacGGCTCAAGTGCTGATTCATCTCCACAGAGGGGACTATGTAGCAGCTGATAAATGTGTCAGAGAAAGTTACAGGTATGAGGATTTGATTTACTTTACTTCTGCTTCACAGTCACAAGTTgaccccaaaaaaaaaacaaaaacatgctgGTCGTGGCTGGGcttttgtttacctgttggCATTACCACAAGTTCATTGTGTAACACTGCTGCCACTTAAACTGAGGATCAT
This sequence is a window from Thunnus albacares chromosome 12, fThuAlb1.1, whole genome shotgun sequence. Protein-coding genes within it:
- the napgb gene encoding N-ethylmaleimide-sensitive factor attachment protein, gamma b, with product MAAQKINEAHEHIAKAEKCLKTSFTKWKPDFDSAASEYAKAAVCFKNAKQYDQAKDAYLKEAEYHTENKTLFHAAKAIEQAGMMMKEQKKMPEAIQYIEKACMMYMENGTPDTAAMALDRAGKLIEPINLEKAVDLYQKAAGVFENEDRLRQAVELLGKASRLLVRLKRLDEAAVALQKEKNMYKEIENFPMCFKKTTAQVLIHLHRGDYVAADKCVRESYSLPGYSGSEDCVAMETLLQGYDEQDEDQVYRVCNSPLLKYMDNDYAKLAISLRVPGGGGKKKKAAAAPQGGASGAPAAAEEEDDYEGGLC